The nucleotide sequence GCTGTGGTAATCCCGATTTTATCTGCCAGTTCTTGTGACTGCATTTTGCGTTTGGCCAACATCACATCAAGATTTACTATGATTGCCATAAGTTATATTGTTAAATCGTTTTCTTGTTTTAGTTCGATGTTTTCTTCTTTTTGGAATTTAGCGATTTGAAATACTTGACTTAGTACAAGGAAAAATAAACCGATAATTAATCCGTTCAGAGGGAAATCAAACAAATTGGTTAAGGAATTTTCATTATAATCAACTCCAACATATCCTTCCAAATCATTAAAATAAAAAGGAAGAATTGATTTTGATAATATAGAGATTAAATAACCTGCCAAATATATAATTCCCATAACTTTAAAATTTCGTATTACCTGATTAGTAAATAACTGAAGTTTTATAAAAGAGTCAATATTTTTTTTAAATAAAAAAAGAGAATATACATACGAAGCGTAGAAAATAAATAGGCTTAAAAGGAACAAATACATTGGAAGTTTGTTTTTATCTGAAAAAACAAAGGTAGTTTGAATACCTAACTCATAACCTAAAAAAATAAATATGAGTAGTGCGAAAGATAAAATGCCTATTCCAAATAAACTGTAAAATAATATGTTAATGATAAGGCTTAAAAGGTGTAATGTTTTCATAAGTTATATAGTTAAGTCGTTTTCTGATTGAATTTCAATACCTTTTTTAATAATCTGGGTAATTACTAAAAGGATAATAGCCATAAAAAACCAAACATCAGCACCCGTTAAATTTAAAGATTCCAAACTTGCTATTTTGGCACCTTCGTTTGTTAACCATAAGCAAAATTCTGATCCGCAATGTGTAAACAAACCAATCCCGAATGACAAGTACGAGAGTTTTAAGATAAAATCTTTTAAATGCGTATTAAACGGTTTTGTAAAATCTAATTTTTTATCTAAAAGTAGTTTCAGAATAATATAAAACATAATTGCTTTTAATACAGCAATTATAATCATTACAATTGCTATAACCGCAAAATGATTCGTATTAAATTGATAAATTGCCAATACATCAGCACCTTCCCAAAAATTATTTACCGCTTCGGGATTAATAAACAATGTAATAAAAGTACTTACGATAATTGCACCAGCTTCTATACACAAGCCAATAAAAATAATCCAGCTTAATAAAAGTAATACTTTTAAAATATGACTTGTAGTAATTCTAATTTCCATATCTGTCAGTTTTAAATTAATGATAAAAAATATTTATTTATTGACAAAGATATATAAATTATCGAAAAACAATAATTTATGTAATAAAAAAAATCACTCGATTGAGTGATTTTTTAATACTATTTTATAACTAATTAACTTTCAAATGATTGTAGCGAAACTAACTTTGCATACGTACCATTTTTAGTTAATAATTCTTCGTGTGTGCCTTGTTCGGCAATTTCGCCACGATTCATCACCACAATTAAATCGGCTTTTTGAATGGTTGATAAACGGTGGGCAATAACAACCGATGTACGGTTTGCCATCATTTTTTCTAACGCATCTTGTACTAAACGTTCGCTTTCGGTATCTAATGCCGATGTTGCTTCGTCTAAAACCATAATCGGCGGATTTTTCAACACCGCACGTGCAATTGAAATACGTTGTTTTTGTCCGCCCGAAAGTTTTCCACCTGCATCACCAATATTTGTATTGATTCCTTCAGGCAAATGTTGCACAAATTCATACGCATTGGCAATTTTTAGGGCATCAATTACTTCTTCATCAGTAGCGTTCAATTTTCCAATTCTAACATTATCAGCAATACTGCCGTTAAACATAATGCTGTCTTGTGTAACTAAACCTAATTGATCGCGTAACGAAACCAATTTAATGTATTTAATATTTGTACCGTCGATTAACAATTCACCTTGTTCTACATCATAAAAACGCATCAACAAATTGGCAATAGTACTTTTACCAGAACCCGACTGACCAACCAATGCAACGGTTTTTCCCTTAGGAATTTCCAAATTAAAATTCTTCAATACATCGTACTCACCGTTGTAAGAGAAGGTAACATTCTTTATAGCGATTTTATCGTTAAAACTTTCAATATTTTTAGATTGAACAGTATCTTCGATCGCATTCGGAGTTTCTAAAATTTCGAAAACGCGTTCAGCAGCAGCTGATCCGTTTTTAACCTGATACGATGCTTTTGAAATAGCCTTTGCAGGTGTTAAAATATTATACGCCATACCAATATAACCTATGAATGCACCGCCAGACAGCGTTCCATCTTGTAAAACCAAAGTACCTCCGTAAATTAATAAAGCTGCAATAGTTGCGATTCCTAAAAATTCGGACATTGGTGATGCCAAGTTGTTTTTCTTACCAATTTTATTTGTTAGAACATACAAACGGTTTACCGATTCATTAAAAATTCGTTTAAAATAACCTTCTGCATTGTATCCTTTTACAACTTTTAAACCCGACAAAGTTTCTTCTACAACAGAAATCATATAACCGTTTTCCTGCTGCGCACGTGTTGATTGTGATTTCAACGATTTACCTATTTTAGATATAATTAATCCAGAAATTGGAATGAAGATAAAAACAAATAATGTTAGCTCCCAACTAATTGAAAACATTGCTATAAGTGTTAATATGATTGTAAGTGGTTCTTTTACAATTAATTCTAAAATAGCAAAAAACGAATTTTGAACTTCGTTTACATCGCCCAACATACGAGCCATAACATCGCCTTTTCGTTTTTCTGAATAATAAGAAACCGGTAGATCAACGATTTTATCATACATTTTATCTCTAAAATCACGTAAAACTCCCGTTTTTAGCTTCATTAAATGCTGTAAACCTAAAAAGCCAAAAAGGTTTTTTAATAAAAAGATAAAAATGATGATACCAATAATAAGATACAAAGCATATTCTGCACCTTTTACTTCGGTAAGATGATTAATATAGTAATAAAGCGTATCGCTTAAATAATCTTTTAACTTCCAAATACCTTCATATTTAGGAAGTTTGGTAACTTTTTCTTCCTCTCCAAACAATACGTTCATCACGGGAATAATCATGACAAAGCCTAATGTTGAGAAAACGGCATACAACACGTTAAAAACTACATTCCAAACAATGTTTTTTCTGTAGAATAAAGCGTACGGAAGAATCTTTTTTAAATTATCGTCCATTAATTTAAATTCATATCGTTAATAATGCGTTGAATTTTATCTGTTAGATATTCGTCGGCATCTTTTATTTCTTCAACGTTTTCAATAGGTGTGTTGGTGCTGAAATAAAACTTGATTTTAGGCTCGGTTCCACTTGGTCGTGCACAAATTTTAGACCCGTCTTCTAAATAATAAATCAACACGTTTGATTTTGGCAAGAACAAAGGTTCGGTTTCATTCGAAAATAAATTAGTAGCTATTGAACTTTGATAATCTTCTACAAAAACAACACGCTCACCCGCAATTTCTTTTAAAGGATTATTGCGTAATTCGGTCATCATTTTTGCAATTTCTTCAGCACCGTCTTTTCCTTTTTTGGTCAACGAAATTAAATGTTCTTTGTAATAACCAAAATCGGCATACAGGTTTTGTAGTTCTTTGTAAACCGATGAACCCGATGCTTTTGCAATAGCAGCAATTTCGCAGATTAATAAGGTAGAAGCCACGGCATCTTTATCGCGAACAGCATCGCCCACCATATATCCAAAACTTTCTTCGCCACCGCCGATAAATTTCTGTTCAGGAAAATCTTTAATAAATTTAGCAATCCATTTAAAACCGGTCAATCCTACTTTACAATCCACTTCATAAGCTTCGGCAAGTGCCAAAATCATTGGAGTTGATACAATAGTTGATCCGATAAAATGTTTTTTACCTTCTAATTTTCCATCGCGTTTCCATTGTTCCAATAAAAAGGCAGTCATAACAACCATTGCCTGATTTCCGTTCAACAAAATCATTTTTCCTTCGTTATCGCGAACCGCAATTCCCAATCGGTCAGAATCCGGATCAGTTCCAATCACAATATCAGCATTTGTTTCATTTGCCAGATCAATTGCCATTTGCAACGCTTCAGGTTCTTCTGGGTTTGGTGATTTCACCGTAGGGAAATCTCCGTTTGGTTCTGCCTGTTCCGCCACAATATTCACATTGGTATAACCCGCTTTTTCCAACACATTCGGAATAGCTTTGATCGATGTTCCGTGTAACGACGTATAAACAATTTTTAAGTTTTCACGCGCACCTTCAGGAAGATTGAACGTTGCATTTTCTATTGATGATTTTGCAAAAGCTTCATCGATTTCTGTGCCGATATATTCTATTAAACCAGGATTTGAATCGAACAAAATATCCGAATAATCCAAACTGTCAATTACCTGAATAATTTCTTTGTCTTGCGGTGGAACCAACTGTCCGCCGTCTTGCCAATACACTTTGTAACCGTTATACTCCGGCGGATTGTGCGATGCCGTTAAAACAATTCCGGCATGACAATTTAAGTATCGAACCGCAAAAGATAATTCCGGCGTTGGACGTAAATCTTCAAACAAAAAAACTTTAATTCCGTTTGCAGAAAAAACATCGGCAACCACTTTCGCCAACGATTTACTATTATGGCGGCAATCATAAGCAATTGCTACCTTAATTTGTTCGTTTGGAAAACTCTGTTTTAAATATTGTGATAAACCTTGGGTGTTTTTACCTAAAGTGTATTTGTTGATTCGGTTGGTGCCAACGCCCATAATTCCTCTCATTCCGCCAGTTCCGAATTCTAAATTGCGGTAAAAAGCGTCTTCTAATTCTTTTGGAGAAGAAGTCAGCAATTCTTTTACCAGGTTTTGAGTATCAGCATCAAAAGGATCCTGAATCCATTTATTGCTTTGTTCTAATATATTTTTAGGAATATCCATTTTTTATTTTTTTCAGACCTCACAGGTTTCAAAAACCTGTGAGGTTTATGTTTTATACTAAATTATAAATTGCTTTTTGTTGTTATTTTATAACGTGGTTCGTTGTTTTTTGTTCTAAGAATAATTTCGCCCAAGAAACCTGCTAAAAACAGCTGTGTGCCTAATATCATTGCGGTAAGCGATATGTAAAACCACGGATTATTT is from Flavobacterium dauae and encodes:
- a CDS encoding DUF2975 domain-containing protein; the protein is MKTLHLLSLIINILFYSLFGIGILSFALLIFIFLGYELGIQTTFVFSDKNKLPMYLFLLSLFIFYASYVYSLFLFKKNIDSFIKLQLFTNQVIRNFKVMGIIYLAGYLISILSKSILPFYFNDLEGYVGVDYNENSLTNLFDFPLNGLIIGLFFLVLSQVFQIAKFQKEENIELKQENDLTI
- a CDS encoding DUF2975 domain-containing protein, giving the protein MEIRITTSHILKVLLLLSWIIFIGLCIEAGAIIVSTFITLFINPEAVNNFWEGADVLAIYQFNTNHFAVIAIVMIIIAVLKAIMFYIILKLLLDKKLDFTKPFNTHLKDFILKLSYLSFGIGLFTHCGSEFCLWLTNEGAKIASLESLNLTGADVWFFMAIILLVITQIIKKGIEIQSENDLTI
- a CDS encoding ABC transporter ATP-binding protein codes for the protein MDDNLKKILPYALFYRKNIVWNVVFNVLYAVFSTLGFVMIIPVMNVLFGEEEKVTKLPKYEGIWKLKDYLSDTLYYYINHLTEVKGAEYALYLIIGIIIFIFLLKNLFGFLGLQHLMKLKTGVLRDFRDKMYDKIVDLPVSYYSEKRKGDVMARMLGDVNEVQNSFFAILELIVKEPLTIILTLIAMFSISWELTLFVFIFIPISGLIISKIGKSLKSQSTRAQQENGYMISVVEETLSGLKVVKGYNAEGYFKRIFNESVNRLYVLTNKIGKKNNLASPMSEFLGIATIAALLIYGGTLVLQDGTLSGGAFIGYIGMAYNILTPAKAISKASYQVKNGSAAAERVFEILETPNAIEDTVQSKNIESFNDKIAIKNVTFSYNGEYDVLKNFNLEIPKGKTVALVGQSGSGKSTIANLLMRFYDVEQGELLIDGTNIKYIKLVSLRDQLGLVTQDSIMFNGSIADNVRIGKLNATDEEVIDALKIANAYEFVQHLPEGINTNIGDAGGKLSGGQKQRISIARAVLKNPPIMVLDEATSALDTESERLVQDALEKMMANRTSVVIAHRLSTIQKADLIVVMNRGEIAEQGTHEELLTKNGTYAKLVSLQSFES
- a CDS encoding phospho-sugar mutase encodes the protein MDIPKNILEQSNKWIQDPFDADTQNLVKELLTSSPKELEDAFYRNLEFGTGGMRGIMGVGTNRINKYTLGKNTQGLSQYLKQSFPNEQIKVAIAYDCRHNSKSLAKVVADVFSANGIKVFLFEDLRPTPELSFAVRYLNCHAGIVLTASHNPPEYNGYKVYWQDGGQLVPPQDKEIIQVIDSLDYSDILFDSNPGLIEYIGTEIDEAFAKSSIENATFNLPEGARENLKIVYTSLHGTSIKAIPNVLEKAGYTNVNIVAEQAEPNGDFPTVKSPNPEEPEALQMAIDLANETNADIVIGTDPDSDRLGIAVRDNEGKMILLNGNQAMVVMTAFLLEQWKRDGKLEGKKHFIGSTIVSTPMILALAEAYEVDCKVGLTGFKWIAKFIKDFPEQKFIGGGEESFGYMVGDAVRDKDAVASTLLICEIAAIAKASGSSVYKELQNLYADFGYYKEHLISLTKKGKDGAEEIAKMMTELRNNPLKEIAGERVVFVEDYQSSIATNLFSNETEPLFLPKSNVLIYYLEDGSKICARPSGTEPKIKFYFSTNTPIENVEEIKDADEYLTDKIQRIINDMNLN